TATCCTGGGTcttttgttattctaaatgaatttgagCATTGGTCTTTcttactctatgaagaattgagttggcattTTGAGGGGGATttcatctgtagattgcttttggaaaaatGTCCAtattcactatattaatcctgccaatccacgagcatgggagatttttttcagtttctgagaTCATCCTTGATTCCTTTCTTTGAagacttgaagctcttgtcatacagatatttcactggCTTGGTTTGAGCaacacccaggtattttatattatttgtaactattgtgaagggtttatTTTCCCTAAGTTTTTTCTAAGACCATTGatgctttgagtagaggaaggctactgatttgtttgagttaattttatatcccactactttgctgaagttatcagctgtagaagttctctgttggaatttttggggtttttCAGTATACTATATCATCGACAATTAGTGCTATCTTAACTTCGCTTTTtgtatttgtatctctttgacttctttatttttttttctaatagaacTTCTACTAATACATTGAATACaaagggagtgagtgggtagctTTCTCCAGTCCCTTCAATTTTTTCTCCATtgagcttgatgttggctattggtttgctatatattgcttttattatgttcaggtatgggtcTTGATTTCCTGATATTTTCATGTCTTTCAACATGAATTGGTGTTGTTTTTTCTTAACGGCTTTTTCAGgacctaatgagatgatcatgtgtttttcccctttgggtttgtttatatagtggataatgATGATGGATTTGCATATACAGAACCATCCCTGGATCCCTGGGTTGAAGCTTTCTTTATTATGTTGAATGATGGTTTTAGTGTGTTCTTGAAttaggtttgcaagaattttcttgagtatttttgcagaaatattattaagagatattggtcagaaattctctttcttttttgtgtactGACTTATAATTGGACATTACCATAAATATGTTTCCATGTCAACAACTCTGCAATCCACTGACCTAAGTAAACAGGGTAATAAGGAGGTTCCAAGGGAGGATGTAcaaatctcacttagaagaggaGACTAAGCAGTAATTGGAGGTAGATGGAGAAAGATATTATATTTGGAGAGGAAGTGAGGAAGTAAATCAGGATGGTAATCAGGTCTGGGGATAAGTGGATATTGCATGTGAAAATGGATATCAGCACACTGGCATCTCTGGTGACTAGATGTAGGCCTGGGATGAAATAAGATACAGGACATCTTTTGGGAGGGGGTAGATGAGATTTCTATCAGAGGAAGATATCAAGAGTGGAGGAGCCATGTTGTGGGGCAAAGCAAGATTTCCAGTGGAGAGATGGAGGACCACAATCTACTCACAATACCTTTAACTCAAAACTCATCTTGCCTACAAAATATACAGGAAGAAAGATGAGAAACTGATGGAACTTCCAAATGAGGACAGTCACAACTTGCACCTATTTCATGTGAGCCAAGCAATGATGCTATAGCAGACTGACACTTTTCTATGGTTATGGACAGGAACGTAGTATAACTGTAATCTGAGAAGCTTCATTCAGTAGTGTGTGAATTAATCCCACAatcaacccacagtcaaacatcagGAGGAACCAGATTAGTCTTCATAAAGAGTAAAGGAAGGATGGGATCAATTGAGATGTGACAATGTCACCAAAATCAGACTCACAGAGTTAACAAAACATGAGCATGAGGGCCCACAGGTCTTGGGTCATCAAACAGAGAGCATGCAGTAGCTGAACCTAGAATCTGTACATCTGTGTAGCAAATGTTCAGTTTGTTCTTCATGTGGTTCCCTAACAAGTAGAACAGGGTCTCTAAGTTTTTGTTATTGCCACTGGATGCTCTTTCCCTTATCTATGCTGCCTGGTAGGAcatcagtgggaaaggatttgCCTAGACTTTTAGGATGAGATACCTCAagatggggtggtacccaagtgTTATCTCCTTCTGTAAGGAGAGAGATGTGTCCAATAGGGGGAGGGAATGGTAAAGGTTGTACTGGGAAGAGGGGAAAAGACTATGATGTGATATGAAGTGAATTAGCAAAATTAaacatgaaagagaaaacaaataatacaCTTGAATTTCTTAACTTTCATCCCTTTAACCCATCCACCCTTACTCCTTTACCCCCAAATTCCCCATATTCTTTTCATTCTTAGCCAAATATTTTGAATACTTCTTCCTCATTTATCTTACATACAAGCGACTCCTCTAGATTTGTCTGCACAGATTGTGGAATATAGATTGTAGATTCTTCATGTCGTATGACTGCCATATTGTGGGATATGCTATGTTCTCAGACAATGCTACAGTCAAGGTggccttccttcctccacccactaCAAGCAGAATTATTGACACTAAGCAGTTGTCTAAATCACCAAAAATATATCATTAATGCTGTACATAGACTCCAAATATGCTTTCAATATTTTGATAACAGATCTGGCCACCTGGAAGAAACAATGATTTCTATACACAAAAGGAAACTAATTTCCTAACTCTTGACATATACTTATTCTCCTCAATGCCTCTCTATTACCCTCTCAATCTGTCTTAGTTATTGAAAGGTACATCAGTGTGACCACTCTATTGTGAGTAATAATTGTAACAACGTGATTATGATTATCAAGCTACCTTTTCATCCACTTCATATTATCCTTCTTCTCTCTAAGTTATATTTCTACATAGTATCGATGACAAAATTCTTAACCTTCCTTCAACACAGGACATTATTCACTACTTACAtcacaatttcattctttttgttcattttgttgttgttgttgttgttgtgttttgttttgttttaagagacaggatttctctgtatatctttgggtgtcctggaactcattctgtagaacatgctggccttaaacacagatatctgactgcctctgcctcccttgggctagtattaaagacatgtgccaccacttctcTTCCAAATATTacagtctttatttatttattttttcggtTTTGAAAAGTTTACTtacttattatttaattttaaacacgttttattaaatattttcttcatttacatttcaaatgctatactgaaagtttactataccctcccctcgccctgctacccaacccacccaAACCCATTTCCTgcccctgccattcccctgtactggggcatataatctttacaagaccaagagcctctgctcccagtgatggccaactaggccttcttctgttacatattcagctagagacatgagctcttgggagtactggttagttcatattgttgttcctcctatagatttgcagaacccttcagtaccttggatactttctctagctcctccattgggggccctgtgttccatccaatagatgactgtgagcatctacttctgtattttccagacactggtatagtctcacaagaggaaGCTATACCAAGGTCCTGTcgacaaaatcttgctggcatatacaatagtgtctgtgtttggtgtctgattatgggatggatccctgggtaggtcaatctctggatagtctttccttttgcctcagctcttaactttgtctttgtaactctttccatggatattttattccccattctaaggaggaatgaagtatccacactttggtctttcttcttcttgagtttcatgtgttttgcaaatcgtatcttgggtattctaagtttctgggctaatatacacttatcaataAGTGCATATCACATGatttcttttgggattgggttacctcactcaggatgatatcctccacctccatccatttgcctaggaatttcataaattcattgtttttaatagctgagtagtacttaattgtgtaaatgtaccacatagcaaaatgcaaatatttcattccaataatgaatattttttcctttctccaaatTCACCTGACTCTCACCCTAGAAGACAATATATGACAGAAAGTTAACCCCACGTTCACTATACAACCCCTCCCATTTCTACTCACTAAGCTATATAGGTTTTTTATCATAAGAGTCTAAATAATTAGcttaaagtatataaataaaagttaaaaatgtttGAGGATATAAAAGCTAAGTGACAAAAATTGTTAAATACAAGTTATAAATGTCTAAGGAAATATTTTAAGGTCAGTGTATATAGAAACTTATAACTATAAGTAAATTCTGAGGGTGTGAGATACTTATTTaaggtatgtgtctgtgtatgtgatcTAACGTATATAAAATGTTGTTTCAGatttcttcccttctctgtttATTATTTGGATCTCAAAATTGCACTAAGGCTCAAAGAAAAATCTACTCCCCTTTCtagaatataaatattaatacatACTACAAACTATGatctctactgggcatatactcacATGTTGTTCTAATATATAAcaaggcacatgctccactattttcattgCAACCTTATGTGTAATAGCCAGAAGAGTAAAGCAAGCCAAATGTCCCACAAAAagggaatggatatagaaaacttggttcatttacacaatggaatagtaatcaggtattaaaaataagtatattgTGAAATTTGCACGCAAATAGATTCAACTGACAaataagtgagataacccaaaccaaaaggacatacattgtatgtattcactgatgGGAGCGTATTAGAGAATAAATGCTCAATACaaaagatacaatccacagaccataAGAACTTCAACAAGAAGTAATGCCTAAATGTTCATGTTTCAATACCAAATAGAAGGGGTAAGAAAATAACcacaagagacagagggagggaggaacctgtgTGGGAGAGAGGAATAGAGGAGTGGGACAAGAACAGGTatgggtagagacaggagagaagttcaAAGGGTCAGTACAATGGATGTAAATATTCACCTGGTAGGAGTAAGGGGGgagacctctagaaagtcccagagaactGGAATCTGAGAGGATCACAGGAACCATTGAAAATGACATTAGTGCAAATGCCAAACAGTGTGGAGATGAAACATGAAGAGACTACTTCCAGTAGACAGACAAGGTCCCAAGTGTAGAAATAGGTTCAACAAATGactttcaaaatttttaacccagaattgttcctaagAGAAATAAAGGATAATAATGGAGCAGAGATTCAAGATAAGGCCATCCAGTGACAAGCCCAACCTGGAATTTAATCAAAGGGTGATTACCAAACCATGACCATATTACCAATGCCATATTTTGCTTgcaggcatggctgtcctctgcgAAACTCTACCAGcaaatgactgagacagaagcaaatACCTACAGCCAAATATAGGACTGAGGTCAGGAACCACTATGGAAGAGTAAGGGGAAGGACTGTAGGGGATggaaaccccataggaataccagcagcgtcaactaacctggaaccctcAGTGTAGCcacagactaaaccaccaacataTGAGCATACATCAGCTGGTCTGTGGCCCCTGGCACCTATGTAGCAaaggttgccttgtctggccccagtggCAGAGAATACACCTAATACTGTAGAGAATTGAAGACTTTGGGAAGGGTGATGTAGGAAGGGGTGTGCTGAAGCGTGGGTGAGTGGATAGGGGTTAGGTAAGTTGGCCATGGGGTAGGGAACACGCTCTCAAAGGAAAGAGGGAATTcggtgaagaactcttggaggagGGACAAGGAAGGGGTACCATTTGGTATGtaactaaatgaaacaatttcaccaaagaaaagtaaatgaatgaacattaagaaaattattagctttaggaaataaaaataaatccacctCTCACAGGGCAACTGAATAACATTTAAGTACTCTGGTCAATGAATATTATATACTTCCCCAACTGTTTCTTCCCGAGTGTGGGATATCTCGTACATTCTTGGTCCTCACCCATTTCTCTGGTCTTAGGATTCCCCTTGACCAACCAGAAAGTTTCAAATGTAcaccaaaattaattttttataccTAAACTCCATAACTTTAAATTTTGTTCCTACTCTATCTATCCCTGCAGAAATTCCCTGTCATATAGTGTCAAGATAATTTACTTCACATTACTTAAAAATTAAACTCAAAGTCATCACATTCTTGTATAAACAGTCTGTTTGCAGGGTAAGAATTTATTGAAAAGTGCCTAGTTTCAAAGCATAAACGGCAGATTGTATCATTGTGATCTAATCACTCATAAAAAAATCTTGTAAAATCCCAGCATTCTTTTATGAGCTGTGCTACAATGTCTTATAACAAAGGGAATAATTGAGTACTCATATCCTATATTAGGAAAAACAAGCTCTACAATTTACCACTGAACAATAAATgcaataataaaaacattatttaaacAAGATGAAAATGGTCAGAATGTGTCAGCATAACAATTAAAACTTCTTTGGACCTGTccattaatatcaaatatatagaCACATGCTCAGTTTTGAAGATCCTTTTCTACATTTTCTTACTGTATGAAAACACTTAACAAATTATCCACTAAAacaatatatacataattttcacagaagtatttttaaaaggaaaaaacaaactctaATAAGCTCCTGAATTCAGTATAATCCTTTTTCTATGCTTTTATGCTTTTGACATGCAGGAATACGAGAATCCCTTCTAGAATTTAATTGCATGTGGCagaaaaaaatgagtattattaactctacaacattaaaaataattcattaagGCTATTTTGCTTTGTGGAAAACGTTTGTGAATGCACGCTTGACTTCTTTGTtcctcatgctgtagaccagagGATTCAGCATAGGGATGATCATGGTGTAGAACACAGATGTGATTTTGTCAGTGTCCATGGAGTGACTGGAGCTGGGCTGCAAATACATGAATATGCCAGTCCCATAGAAAATAGACACTGCAGTGAAGTGTGCGGCACAAGTGGATACAGCCTTTCCATATCCAGCATCTGAGTGCATTTTAAAGATTGTGATAAAAATGAATATGTAGGATATACAAATAactaacacagaaaaaaaaatactgaagctCCCTACATAAAAAAGAACCAGCTCACTAACATGTCTATCAGAGCAAGAGAGAATCATGACTGCTGGGATATCACAAAAGAAGTGATGGACCACATTAGACCTACAGAAAGAAAGATTGAAGGTGTCCCCAATGTGAATGGAGGCAATCAGGAAACCACAGGCATAGGAACctatagaaagacacacacacacacctgaagtcATAGTGGTGGCATAGTGCAAGGGCTTACACACTGCTGCATAGCGATCATATGCCATTGAGGCCAACAGGAAATTTTCCACTGTAGCAAAGGCTACAAAAAAGAACATCTGAGCAGCACACCCATTATAGGATATGACCTTGTCTCCTTTTAGGAGCCCACTCATGACTTTGGGTGTGACATCAGAGGAGTAACAAAAATCCACCAGGGACAGATTACCTAGAAAAAAGTACATGGGAGTGTGGAGACACGAGTCCAGGAAAATCAGCAGAATTTTCCCCAGATTTCCTACCAGGGTGATGGTGTAGATGATTAGAAGTATCATGAAGAGGGGAAGCTGTAGTTCTGGGTCATCTGTGAGTCCAAgcaggagaaagtgtgtcacttctGTATTGTTCTCCATCACTGttacatttaaaagttttaattgtTCATAGacattggaaaaaagaaacatGATGATACAGAAGGTGaatgaaattagaaaaaatatgTGCAAACATATGACTTGGTTGAGCAAAAATCTGTACTTTGCAATTGTCTACAATAGTTCTTTTGCCAAATCAAATTTGATGTTGTAAATATACAGAGGGTACATCTGCTATAATTTAAAGATTATTAATAGAGTACAtatattattttaacatttattatatatatagtgAGAATATTTAACAACTTGACAAAAGTGATGTTTGATGGTTTCCCAATTCACTTCTGAGCTCAACAAAAGCTCACATTTTCTCCTGCCAATTTCCAAAGGCTTTTCTAGACAGGAACATTATGTGTCATTCCATGTATACTATTAATTATATCAGAATTTGATAATTGTTTTCATTTAAGTATGGAGATGAAGAGTTTGAgaaatttattcatattttaagtataaaatCAAGTCATTGCCTTCggtttttgattttatttaatctcATATTAGATTCTCAAATATGAGAGTCTAAGCAGAACTTCAATTCAATTGGAGATAAGataaattataattacataaatTCAACATTACTTTAATTCCAGcgatttatttctgtttctaagcATATGCtacttgtttaatttttttttcttgaaaacaaGATCCTAGAAGAGGATGCCCTCTAAAATAAGTACTATGGCTTGGAAATAACCACATTTCCCCTTTATTTGTATCTATATTTTGGATACTTCTCAAAGCAGACATTATCAGAAACTCTggaatttaccttttttttttcctgaatcccTCCACCTTTTCTTTCAGCCTAAAAAACATTTGTGCTTAATGTAGCAGATTTTTTTTGGATATAACTCAAAAAGTAtgactttctctcttttctccatgTCCTATCAAGAGCGGCTAGAATGATAGTTTGACTCTGTTTTTGTGTTTCTCTAAAATTCTAACTTGTCTTTAAACTTCCTTCTGAGTTTACCtctaaagtattttattaatgtaAGTAAGAAACGAACAGGAAATATTGTATACCGTGGTAACAGGTATAGCATATGCTGTAGTCGATGTAGTGGAATAACTTGGTAATGTCAATATCATCAGCCAGATGTAGTTATGAAAGTTGCAGACAGATAATCATAATCTATAGCACATACTGTGTTTTGGTCTACTCACTATTTAGGATTCACTGATCTGGAGCTATCTTCCATGACATCAGAAACATAGAACAGGGAAGAAGTCCATTTTGAGGTATTATTGCTAGTAGATTACAAGATCCTAAAAAAGACAATACAATGTTATTGTAAGAAATGCAGTAAGTGTTACCATTCatgttatattttaattgaagagTCATCTGTTTTAGGTTCTGATATAATTTAGTGGTGGCTAGGTACAGGTCCTTCAGCTACAGGCAATCCTCATTCTTTATTCCTTATTTTCCCTTACCTTCCTCAATTATGTCACTGAGTGATTATGCTGTCCAGCATGTCCCTATTTTTCTGAACACAGTGATTGTCATCCTTCAATTCCCTGTGATCcagtcttcctcatcttcttACATCAAACCCATATATTTATTTCACTAGAGCCCATTTCCATTAAAttattctttccttcattctgtcACACCATAGCAAAATCACTAATAAGACCAAATAAAATTGGACATTTATAGGATCTGTATACAGATCTCTTACCCATGTGAAAATATTTGGCATTTTATGGCTCTCAAACAGCAATAATATTCACTCCTtgcattggttttgttttcttgaatacAAAATCCATCACTTAGTCTAGTCATTAAATCCTAGGTTGAAGCTATCTTCCTGTGAATTCTTTCAGAATGGCTGCAACATAAATCATGTTTTTGTTTGCATTGAAGCTTTTGatataatatttactttaaaaatgattattaCCTACCCCAAGTCTCTTGATATCCTAGAAATTTTAGGTTACAAACTATTATTATAGAGACTATTTTCAGAAAATATTATCCACAATTAACAAGGAATTTACACATGATGaataattttctgttatttttagtaATACTTGTTATGTTATCATTGATGAAACTTGGAAATTAAAATGTTACAACAtagtataaagttattttttatcatgaAAAATATTCAGAGCATTTTAATCCTTATACCAATATTAAACTCATCATTTTCAAACTATGTAATGATCATCTCTCTATAATTATAGCAAAAATGTTAAAATGGATATATGATCGTGAATTTTActcttcttgttttctctatGCTTCTTCATAACCAATAATAAGATTAGAAAAGTATTCACAGTGATtcagaatatcttggttttagtttttgttttgtttgttttttgttttgttaactaCTGTGTTAAGAGAATAGGTAAACTTCCTAAAATAGAACTTTTTGCCTTTGTATCATAAACTTCCTCCAGTCTTTGTTTTAGAAAAGATTTCCATGATCCCCTTTTCCCTTAACATATATCACAATAGGCACTTCTACCCCACTCCCTTTCTCACTGAGaatgtttatttaatatacatgAAGAGCCACCAATTCTTTGGAAGAAGAGAGTAAAACCAATTGTGTGGACATGACATAATCAAGTAAACCTTAGAGTGCTGGTTACACAGTTCTTCCTCAGGGAGTGCACTAACACTTTCATGTTCTCTAAAACATGAAAAtcagaagaaatagagaaaataagCTTTGACTTTTGAACCTAAATTCTTCCTTTCTCAAGGATGGGTTACACATTTGCCTTACCTACAAACAGAAAAATGAGAAGATTGAATATCTCATAAATATTATCCCTTGTGCCTTAAAAAACAATGTCTACATGACatcatacaaataaatatgtCAATATAGCATTTACcttcaaatgatttttcttaaatattcatGAAGATTAACAGAAGATCTTTAGTCCAATTGTGTTCATGAAAGTGATAGCAGCAAATGCCATTCAAATGCATAGATATACTCTTCTGAAAAAGGACTCAAAGCATAATACTATTTAAGTAGCTTATGCATGAGGAACCAGAAAATCTAGGAAGAGTTATTCACCTCTGGAGATTTCTCTCACAATAATTCTTCTAGCTCCTATTCTCCTTTCTAGGGAGGAAGCAATTAAAACTGCAGGCAATCATTTGCCTATGGGAAGTTTTAATTGAACTCACAGGGTTATTAATGATTGTGGAGTAAGGAGTTCATGAAGTTGGGAGACAAGATGAGAGGCACTGGGAGGAGTTGAAACTTTGAGGTGAGGTATTGATAGATATACTCAATATAcattatatccatatatatataatttcagatATTATATAAAACATATCATATCCATACACAAACAACGCATAAATATACACAATTTATGGCTGAATTATCTTAAGTTCCAAGAGATGGAACCCGTACTTGACACTGATTCTATCCAAAAATCAGAGAATAGATATCCCAACGACCTTAGGTAAAGCATATACTACTCTTCTAAATAATTAAAACCATTATAATAACAAAACTCTTAATAATATTCTCAattaatcatacacacacacatacatacacacacacacgcacacacacacacacacacacacacacacacacacactcatgctttATTTAGCTACCACTGGAGAAGTTTTGTACTGCAGCAGTTGGGGACAATACATAGGCCCATAGACATATATTACACACAAAAATAGACTTTGGGATCCATGTCTCTGAATGATATGTGTCTATTTAGTTCCTtcactcagagctcagggaactccTTGGATAGATATGCAGAAGGAGTTGGAGTGACAGAGATGAACTACAACACCAAATGATGCCCTCTAAACCCCCTGAGTCAAACAAGCTTTTATGAAATCACTGAGATTGAAGCAGCAATCACAGAGATTATACTATGCCCTCTGCATATATAATATAGTTTTTAGTTTTAATACCTCTATGGAAATTCTTAATATGTGAAGAGTggatgttcttgttcttgttcctgcTTTTgggaatcttttgtttttctgttagctTGTCTTTTTCCAACTTATATACGATTACTTCTGGTTGTCTCTGTTATGTTTTACTTTGCTGTGTTTTGTCATTATCTATT
This genomic stretch from Mus musculus strain C57BL/6J chromosome 19, GRCm38.p6 C57BL/6J harbors:
- the Olfr1465 gene encoding olfactory receptor 1465, whose translation is MENNTEVTHFLLLGLTDDPELQLPLFMILLIIYTITLVGNLGKILLIFLDSCLHTPMYFFLGNLSLVDFCYSSDVTPKVMSGLLKGDKVISYNGCAAQMFFFVAFATVENFLLASMAYDRYAAVCKPLHYATTMTSGVCVCLSIGSYACGFLIASIHIGDTFNLSFCRSNVVHHFFCDIPAVMILSCSDRHVSELVLFYVGSFSIFFSVLVICISYIFIFITIFKMHSDAGYGKAVSTCAAHFTAVSIFYGTGIFMYLQPSSSHSMDTDKITSVFYTMIIPMLNPLVYSMRNKEVKRAFTNVFHKAK